One genomic window of Streptomyces sp. NBC_01276 includes the following:
- a CDS encoding AraC family transcriptional regulator — translation MGTDGTHDGRREWARHWQYPQLPGLDLLRAHYVRHTFPRHAHDGYVIAAVTGGVEEIGLPSGTVRAGPGSVVLINPEVAHTARAGAPEGWAYATLYPSRDLIAEVASEIGGLRGTPGFTADMVPDPEASRAITDVHRAAEAGNALAADTLLRGVVARMLTRHAGPLPARPPRRAGAADAERARSVLEERMAEPPSLERLAEELGTSPFALLRAFRDRYGMPPHTWLTDARVRRARLLLDAGTAPAEAAVTVGFTDQPHLNRHFTRIVGVPPGAYRRERAAG, via the coding sequence ATGGGGACGGACGGAACGCACGACGGGCGCCGGGAGTGGGCCCGCCACTGGCAGTACCCGCAGCTGCCGGGGCTGGACCTGCTGCGCGCCCACTACGTCCGCCACACCTTCCCGCGCCACGCGCACGACGGCTACGTCATCGCGGCCGTCACCGGCGGCGTCGAGGAGATCGGCCTGCCCTCCGGCACGGTCCGGGCGGGGCCGGGCAGCGTGGTGCTGATCAACCCGGAGGTGGCGCACACCGCGCGCGCCGGGGCGCCCGAGGGCTGGGCGTACGCCACCCTCTACCCCTCCCGGGACCTGATCGCCGAGGTCGCCTCCGAGATCGGCGGCCTCCGCGGCACCCCCGGCTTCACCGCCGACATGGTCCCCGACCCGGAGGCCTCGCGGGCCATCACCGACGTGCACCGGGCCGCCGAGGCCGGCAACGCGCTCGCCGCCGACACCCTGCTGCGGGGCGTCGTGGCGCGGATGCTCACCCGGCACGCGGGCCCGCTGCCCGCCCGGCCGCCGCGGCGCGCGGGCGCGGCCGACGCGGAGCGGGCCCGGAGCGTGCTGGAGGAGCGGATGGCCGAGCCGCCCTCGCTGGAGCGCCTCGCGGAGGAACTGGGCACCAGCCCCTTCGCCCTGCTGCGCGCCTTCCGGGACCGGTACGGGATGCCGCCCCACACCTGGCTGACCGACGCCCGGGTCCGCAGGGCGCGCCTGCTGCTCGACGCGGGCACCGCGCCCGCCGAGGCGGCCGTCACCGTCGGCTTCACGGACCAGCCGCACCTGAACCGGCACTTCACCCGGATCGTCGGGGTGCCCCCGGGCGCGTACCGACGGGAGCGGGCCGCGGGCTAG
- a CDS encoding AI-2E family transporter: protein MPRWLPRAVVLVLALVACFQLGSWAFHQLIGLLVNILIAFFLALAIEPAVARMAARGMRRGLATFLVFLGVFVATAGFLALLGSMLAGQIVDMVEGFPRYLDSVINSINATFHTELSRLEIQDSLLHSDWLQKYVQNSATGVLDVSTTVLGGLFRLLTVGLFSFYFAADGPRLRRALCSVLPPAKQAEALRAWEIAVAKTGGYLYSRGLMALISGIAHYVVFEFLDLPYAPALAVWVGLVSQFIPTIGTYLAGALPMLIAFTVNPWYALYVLGFVVVYQQFENYMLQPKLTARTVDIHPAVAFGSVIAGTALLGAVGALIAIPAVATLQSFLGAYVKRYEVTDAAPATAAARTRRARRPGVR from the coding sequence ATGCCGCGCTGGCTGCCGCGCGCGGTGGTCCTCGTACTGGCGCTGGTCGCCTGTTTCCAGCTCGGCAGCTGGGCCTTCCACCAGCTGATCGGGCTGCTGGTCAACATCCTGATCGCGTTCTTCCTGGCGCTCGCGATCGAACCCGCCGTGGCCAGGATGGCGGCCCGCGGCATGCGCCGCGGGCTCGCCACCTTCCTGGTGTTCCTCGGGGTGTTCGTCGCGACGGCGGGCTTCCTCGCGCTGCTCGGCTCGATGCTCGCCGGACAGATCGTCGACATGGTGGAGGGCTTCCCGCGCTACCTCGACTCGGTGATCAACTCGATCAACGCCACCTTCCACACCGAGCTGTCCCGCCTGGAGATCCAGGACAGCCTGCTGCACTCCGACTGGCTCCAGAAGTACGTGCAGAACAGCGCGACCGGTGTGCTCGACGTGTCCACCACCGTGCTCGGCGGGCTCTTCAGGCTGCTGACGGTCGGCCTGTTCTCCTTCTACTTCGCCGCCGACGGGCCCCGGCTGCGGCGCGCGCTGTGCTCCGTGCTGCCGCCCGCGAAGCAGGCCGAGGCGCTCCGGGCCTGGGAGATCGCCGTCGCCAAGACGGGCGGCTACCTGTATTCCCGCGGCCTGATGGCGCTGATCTCCGGCATCGCCCACTACGTCGTCTTCGAGTTCCTCGACCTGCCGTACGCGCCCGCCCTGGCGGTGTGGGTGGGGCTGGTCTCCCAGTTCATCCCCACCATCGGCACCTATCTGGCGGGCGCGCTGCCGATGCTGATCGCCTTCACGGTCAACCCGTGGTACGCGCTGTACGTGCTCGGCTTCGTGGTCGTCTACCAGCAGTTCGAGAACTACATGCTCCAGCCGAAGCTGACCGCGCGGACGGTGGACATCCATCCCGCGGTGGCCTTCGGGTCGGTGATCGCGGGCACCGCCCTGCTGGGCGCGGTCGGGGCGCTGATCGCGATCCCGGCCGTGGCGACGCTGCAGTCCTTCCTCGGCGCGTACGTCAAGCGCTACGAGGTCACGGACGCGGCTCCTGCGACGGCGGCTGCGCGGACCCGTCGAGCACGGAGGCCAGGAGTGCGGTGA
- a CDS encoding AzlC family ABC transporter permease: MVIREAPVHDGGPTPGRPRAAVVRDALGVGVAVGLSGFAFGVTAAGAGISVLQACVLSLLVFTGASQFALVGALAAGGNPFTAAAGAFFLGTRNAFYGLRLSQLLALPRAVRPFAAHWVIDETTAVALAQSDRKAARLGFTVTGLSLYLLWNLTTLLGALGAEAIGDTSAWGLDAAGPAVFLALLAPMLKTSTERAVAGLALVLGLGFLPVLPSGVPVLIAALAAPAVLWMKGRRS, encoded by the coding sequence ATGGTGATACGAGAGGCCCCCGTGCACGACGGGGGACCGACCCCCGGGCGGCCGCGGGCCGCCGTCGTCCGCGACGCCCTCGGGGTGGGAGTGGCCGTCGGCCTGTCGGGATTCGCCTTCGGCGTGACCGCCGCCGGGGCCGGGATCAGCGTGCTGCAGGCCTGCGTGCTGAGCCTGCTCGTCTTCACCGGAGCGTCGCAGTTCGCCCTGGTCGGCGCGCTCGCGGCGGGTGGCAACCCCTTCACCGCGGCCGCCGGGGCCTTCTTCCTGGGCACCCGCAACGCCTTCTACGGGCTGCGGCTGTCCCAGCTGCTCGCGCTGCCCCGGGCCGTGCGCCCCTTCGCCGCGCACTGGGTGATCGACGAGACCACCGCCGTGGCGCTGGCGCAGTCCGACCGCAAGGCCGCCCGGCTCGGCTTCACCGTCACCGGGCTCAGCCTCTACCTGCTGTGGAACCTCACCACCCTGCTGGGCGCGCTCGGCGCCGAGGCCATCGGGGACACCTCCGCCTGGGGGCTGGACGCCGCCGGGCCCGCCGTGTTCCTCGCGCTGCTCGCGCCGATGCTGAAGACCTCCACCGAGCGGGCCGTCGCGGGCCTGGCCCTGGTCCTCGGACTGGGCTTCCTGCCCGTCCTGCCCTCCGGGGTGCCGGTGCTGATCGCCGCGCTGGCCGCGCCGGCCGTGCTGTGGATGAAGGGACGCCGCTCGTGA
- a CDS encoding DUF3046 domain-containing protein: MRLTIFWERMAEHFGAAYAESFARDHVMAELGGRTVHQALDAGWETKDVWRAVCAAMDVPASLR, encoded by the coding sequence ATGCGGTTGACGATTTTCTGGGAGCGGATGGCGGAGCACTTCGGTGCGGCCTACGCGGAGTCCTTCGCCCGGGACCACGTGATGGCGGAACTCGGCGGACGTACCGTGCACCAGGCACTGGACGCGGGCTGGGAGACCAAGGACGTGTGGCGTGCGGTGTGCGCGGCGATGGACGTGCCGGCCTCGCTGCGCTGA
- a CDS encoding AzlD domain-containing protein: MNVWIAIAVTVVGCYAVKLAGLLVPAGALERPLVRKLSALLPVALLAALTAQQTFSTGHELVLDARAAGLAAAALALLLRAPFLVVVGAAVVVTAGVRALGG, from the coding sequence GTGAACGTCTGGATCGCCATCGCGGTGACCGTCGTCGGCTGCTACGCCGTCAAGCTCGCCGGACTCCTCGTGCCCGCCGGGGCCCTGGAGCGTCCCCTGGTGCGCAAGCTGTCCGCCCTGCTGCCGGTCGCGCTGCTCGCCGCGCTCACCGCCCAGCAGACCTTCAGCACCGGCCACGAGCTGGTGCTCGACGCCCGCGCCGCCGGGCTGGCGGCCGCCGCGCTGGCCCTGCTGCTGCGCGCCCCGTTCCTGGTGGTGGTCGGGGCGGCGGTGGTGGTCACCGCGGGCGTCCGGGCGCTGGGGGGCTGA
- a CDS encoding Clp protease N-terminal domain-containing protein produces the protein MTNPSVEPVEPVRMTNPVRLDDLIEAIKKVHSDTLEQLSGAVVAAEALGDVADHLIGHFVDQARRSGASWTDIGRSMGVTRQAAQKRFVPKADKEGDPGLDPNQGFGRFTPRARNVVVSAQNEARAAGHTEIRPEHLVLGLLAEPEGLWITALTARQLSTADLRTAVTAALPEPSGAPVPDLVPFDAGAKKALELTFREALRLGHGYVGTEHILLALLELEDGDGVLSGLGLDKAETEARITALLASVLDGSAQPPSQEPRP, from the coding sequence ATGACGAACCCTTCCGTGGAACCCGTGGAACCCGTCCGCATGACCAATCCGGTCCGCCTCGACGACCTGATCGAGGCCATCAAGAAGGTCCACTCCGACACCCTGGAGCAGCTCAGCGGCGCCGTGGTCGCCGCCGAGGCCCTCGGTGACGTGGCGGACCACCTCATCGGCCACTTCGTCGACCAGGCCCGCCGCTCCGGCGCCTCCTGGACGGACATCGGCCGCAGCATGGGCGTCACCCGCCAGGCGGCGCAGAAGCGCTTCGTCCCCAAGGCCGACAAGGAGGGCGACCCCGGCCTCGACCCGAACCAGGGCTTCGGGCGCTTCACCCCCCGCGCCCGCAACGTCGTCGTGAGCGCACAGAACGAGGCCCGCGCGGCCGGCCACACCGAGATCCGCCCCGAGCACCTGGTCCTGGGCCTGCTCGCCGAGCCCGAGGGTCTGTGGATCACGGCCCTCACCGCCCGGCAGCTCTCCACCGCCGACCTCCGCACCGCCGTCACGGCCGCCCTGCCGGAACCCTCGGGCGCCCCCGTCCCCGACCTCGTCCCCTTCGACGCGGGCGCCAAGAAGGCCCTGGAGCTCACCTTCCGCGAGGCCCTGCGCCTGGGCCACGGCTACGTCGGCACCGAGCACATCCTGCTCGCCCTCCTCGAACTGGAGGACGGCGACGGCGTGCTGAGCGGCCTCGGACTCGACAAGGCCGAGACCGAGGCCCGTATCACCGCACTCCTGGCCTCCGTGCTCGACGGGTCCGCGCAGCCGCCGTCGCAGGAGCCGCGTCCGTGA